A genomic stretch from Camarhynchus parvulus chromosome 11, STF_HiC, whole genome shotgun sequence includes:
- the IRX6 gene encoding LOW QUALITY PROTEIN: iroquois-class homeodomain protein IRX-6 (The sequence of the model RefSeq protein was modified relative to this genomic sequence to represent the inferred CDS: inserted 1 base in 1 codon; deleted 1 base in 1 codon): MSFSQFGYPYSTTSQFFVPASPSTTCCEAAPRSGPDASSAPAAASLCCAPYESRLLAPGRAELNAALGMYSAPYAAGQGYGNYLPYGAEPAALYSALNPQYEIKDGAGTLHSGIAQPATYYSYDHSLGQYQYDRYGTVDFGGSARRKNATRETTSTLKTWLYEHRKNPYPTKGEKIMLAIITKMTLTQVSTWFANARRRLKKENKMTWSPKNKAGEERKEETPREEDEYSAEGEGREQKSYKEDKDLRFSDLEEEEEEEEEAGKPEKGRTSSLQEAPSLGAALPEAPRSDCSLPGAFHAFPCAKAPAADFAPACLAGPPPPYAPAEKPRIWSLARTAGASAARRGSPEGRGAEGGGGAAGEQPLPAKAFRSSAFNLQPLPRSCASHRGLGEPCQFAAAGEGFGRGAKGGPGGTELGGTCLDRLRTAFRPVLRRAARPILGVGDGAPAVRKRWAEGTQETCPRAGGGLAAPPALPSPGKGRRGTTCCAHGAGGRGGRSGRRTGAXPPLACHVFNIAH, from the exons ATGTCCTTCTCTCAGTTCGGATACCCCTACAGCACCACTTCACAG TTCTTCGTGCCCGCCAGCCCCAGCACGACCTGCTGCGAGGCCGCCCCCCGCTCCGGGCCGGATGCCTCCTCGGCGCCGGCCGCCGCCTCCCTGTGCTGCGCCCCGTACGAGAGCCGGCTGCTGGCGCCCGGCCGCGCCGAGCTCAATGCGGCGCTGGGCATGTACAGCGCCCCGTACGCCGCCGGCCAGGGCTACGGCAACTACCTGCCCTACGGCGCCGAGCCCGCCGCGCTCTACAGCGCGCTG AACCCCCAGTATGAAATCAAAGACGGCGCCGGCACGTTGCACTCGGGAATCGCGCAGCCCGCTACCTACTACTCCTACGATCATTCCTTGGGGCAGTACCAGTACGACAG GTACGGGACGGTGGATTTCGGTGGTTCAGCCAGACGCAAAAATGCAACGCGAGAGACGACGAGTACTCTCAAGACCTGGCTGTACGAGCACCGCAAAAACCCCTACCCCaccaaaggagagaaaatcatGCTGGCTATCATCACTAAAATGACCCTGACGCAAGTGTCCACTTGGTTTGCTAACGCCAGACGGAGgcttaagaaagaaaacaaaatgaccTGGTCTCCCAAGAACAAAGCCggggaagagaggaaagaagaaacccCGAGGGAAGAAGATGAATACAGTGCGGAGGGTGAAGGCAGAG agcagaagagctACAAGGAGGACAAGGACCTGCGGTTCAGCgacctggaggaggaggaagaggaggaggaggaggcggggAAGCCGGAGAAGGGCCGgaccagctccctgcaggaagcCCCCAGCCTGGGCGCGGCGCTGCCCGAGGCTCCGCGGAGCGACTGCAGCCTGCCCGGCGCCTTCCACGCCTTTCCTTGTGCCAAGGCCCCGGCCGCGGACTTCGCCCCCGCCTGCTTGGCCGGCCCGCCGCCGCCCTACGCGCCCGCGGAGAAGCCGCGCATCTGGTCCCTGGCGCGCACCGCCGGGGCCAGCGCGGCGCGCAGGGGCAGCCCCGAGGGCCGCGGCGCGGagggaggcggcggcgcggcgggggagcagcccctgcccgccAAGGCCTTCCGGAGCTCCGCTTTCAACCTGCAGCCGCTCCCGCGAAGCTGCGCGTCCCACCGCGGCCTGGGGGAGCCGTGCCAGTTCGCGGCGGCGGGCGAAG GCTTCGGGCGGGGCGCCAAGGGCGGCCCGGGAGGCACCGAGCTGGGTGGGACGTGCCTGGACAGGCTGCGGACGGCGTTCCGGCCCGTGCTGCGGAG GGCCGCCCGTCCCATCCTGGGCGTTGGCGACGGGGCTCCAGCTGTAAGGAAGCGCTGGGCT GAAGGAACGCAAGAAACCTGTCCCCGGGCCGGCGGTGGCCTCGCGGCTCCGCCCGCCCTGCCCTCGCCGGGGAAGGGCCGCCGCGGCACAACGTGCTGCGCACATGGGGCCGGGGGCcgcggcgggcggagcggccGCAGGACCGGCG TCCCGCCGCTCGCCTGCCATGTGTTCAATATTGCCCATTGA